The genomic segment TAAGACCCGTCGCTAGACTCCCCTGAACGCACAGAAGAGCCCTGGTCCCCAACGGGTTTCCTAGGCCACTGAGTTGGGAGGGCTCCCTGCGCGGTGTTCCAGCATGCTCATCACGAGAGGAACTCCGTATGGAGGAGAGTAACGCCAAACGCCGGCCCAAGCACTTGGCCCGCATGGACAGGTGGCGTACCAACACCATCTGCTACCTGCGGAAACGGGCAGGAGGCCGTGGTCACAACCTCCCGTCCCAGTTTCTGCAGGGCGCGGCCTACAAGCTCGGCAGCGGCGCTGTAACCTTGATCATCCTGTGGTGGGAAACCCGGCGCTGAGACCGGTGGAGGCCGACCTGGTAACCCTCACCACGCCACGGGAGACCCTCCGTTCGTGACTTCGCGGGTGGTTTCCTCCCAGAAGGCGGGGGGTGTGCCATGCCCCGTGGTTGGCACACCTCTCGGACCGGCCGATTGAGGCGCTCGTTCAGCGCTTCCCCGAAGCCTTGCTGAGGGAAAGGCGGGTTCCGTTCGGCCAAGGCGGAAGCTTCATGTGTTTCAGGCTTCTCCGGTGGCAGAACACCGTGCGTTCCAGGCCCGGCCCCTCGAAAACGTCACGGCCGGGTGGAGGGCCTCCTACTCCCGGCATTCGACGCGCTCCCGCTCGAGGGTCTCCGGCGGTGTGACCACCACCGGTGCGGCCGCCGGATGGGCACCTGGCCACCGACGCGGGCCCACATCGGTGCCCCCACAACGATGCGGTGGACGTCCTCCATGCCGGGTTCACCGATCGGGTGCCACCGGTCGTGGTCGAGTTCGATGTCCAGGTAGACCTCTGCGCACCAGTGGCAGTCGGCCATCCTGTCGAGGGTGGACTCCCTTGGCTCCCCTTCTGCGCGGGGGCCCCCTTCTCCAGGGGCGAGCGCGATAGCCAGGGCCTCCACGGCCATCTCTTCGTCGTCGCCCCATCCGTGCTCGCGCCCGCGTGAAGCCAGAAGGTCCCGCACGGCCCACCAGGACGACGGGGTGTGTCCTGGGCCTTCCGCGTCGCCCGGGCGGTAGCCGGTGTTGTCGAGGCTCCCGAACAGAATGACGTCGACGCGCCGCCCGGCGGCATCGCGGTCACGGGTGTGAAGGAGAACTTCAGGGCGGGGCGCCGCGCCTGAGTAGAGGGCGAACTCCACCTCCCCCTTACCGGAGGCAACCCACGCCCGCGGCGGTTCGGTGAGAGCCCTGTCCGCGATGTGCCCCACCTTTCTGGTGATCTGCTGGGTGATTTCGTACCGGGTACGCTCCGTGCGCTCCCTGGTGATCTGCCACTGCCCCACGCACGGGATCTGCGGGCTGGTGTAGGCGTGCTTCTTGCGGCTGAGGTCGATCCCGTTCGCCCCGGCGAATTCCTCGACCCTGCGCTGTGACCAATACCGGTACGCGCCCAGCGCACGGGGCTTCATGCGTCGTAACATCCGCCCAGCATGCCAACCCTGATGGTCTGCCGTATGGCGATCAGTCGCGGACCTACAGCCGATGTCCACGTCGTCGGTATGGAGACATGGACCGAAGCCGCGAGTGCCCCACCGCTGCGGACAGGAAAGGGCCGGCCGGGCTGGCGTGCGCTACCGGGAACCGGACCGAGGCCTTGGTGTAGCCGCCCTGGCCGCGGCCGCCTGGTCCGCCGAGGCTGCCACTCCTCACTTCCGCTTCTTGCGGTCGAACCAGACGGTGGCCGCGATGGGCGCGATGCCGGCCCAGAAGAGCATCTGGGGAATCGGGCGGTCGCTCCACGGAACCTGTGAGATCAGCAGTGCGCAGAGCATGGCCCAGGCGGCCTGGGCCAGCACGATGCGGGCCCAGAAGCCGCGGCGGACCAGGGAGCGGATGTTGAGCCGTACGCCCGCGCGCAGTCTGCGGTAGCGGCGCCAGGCGCCGAACGCCCAGATCGCCGACATGAGCACCACGACCCACACGCGGGTGGCGAGGGACACCGGCAGCTCCGGCGCCTCGCCCTCGGCGGGGAAGAGGTTCACCATCGCGCCGGCGAGCAGCAGACAGATCAGCGCCAGCCACCGAAAGCCGCGCAGCAGTCGGTAGGTGGCCTGATCGAGTCCTCTGCTGAGCGACGACGATCCGGGGACAGCGGCGAGTGCGTCGGCATACAGGCCGGCGGCCTGGGACGCCTTCACACCCGGGGTCTTCGCGGCCTTGGCGGTCTGCTGGGACAGGGCCAGCTCGTGCGTGGGGTCCAGGGACAGGATGTGGCGCTCGAGGGCGTCCGTCACCTCGTCGTTCCCGGCCACTGCGGCGAGCTTCCACAGCGTCTCGTACGCGCCGACCTCTTCAGGGGCGAGACGTACCGCCTCCTCGGCCATGGAGACACCCTCGCCCCACGTGTCCGGGTTCGGGGGAAAGCACAGAAGCTCCGCCAGGAGCGCGTACGCGCCCCACCACTGGGGATCGATGCGAACCGCCTCGCGCGCGGCCTGCCGCGCCTCGTCCCGGCGCCCCAGGCTGCGCAGGACGCGGGCGCGCAGGTCGACCGCGTCGAGGTCCTCCGGCGCGACCCTCAGCCCTTCGTCGAGCGCGGCGAGCGCCTCCCCGTGCTCACCGGCGTTCATGTGGCAGCGCGCCAGCCGGGTCCAGGCGCGCACCTCGCCGGGGTCTTCCGCGAGGCGGCGGGCGAGCAGGGACTTGGCGTCCTCGTACCGCCCGAGCTCGATCAGCGCGCCCGCCTGCTGGGTCAGCGGGTGAAGGCTCACAGCTTGCGCTTCCGCTTCAGGTAGGCGACCAGGTCGTCGTACATCCCGCCCTCGTTCGCGAACATCGCCACGTTGCGGGCGGCGGCGAACCACGGCTCGGTGGACGGCACGACGGCCTTCGCCGCGTTCAGCAGGTCCTTCATGCCGATCATGCGGACGGTCCCGGTGCGGGCGGAGTCCAGCAGCGCGCTCTCGGCCGCCGCTTCGCACAGATGCGCCAGGTCCGCCCCGGACAGCCCTTCGGTGATCTTGGCCAGCTTCCCCACATCGACCGACTCGATCGGCCGGTCCCGCAGGTGATAGCGGAGGATCGCCTCGCGCGCCGCGGTGTCGGGAGGCAGCACCAGCAGGGTCCGGTCCAGGCGGCCCGGGCGGCGCAGAGCGATGTCCACATCCCAGGGGACGTTGGTGGCGGCCAGCACGAAGACGCCCTCATTGGCGCTCGGGTCGATGCCGTCCAGCTCGGTCAGCAACTGGTTGACGGTGTTGCGCATGCCGCTGTGGTGGGTACGGCTGCGCTTGGCACCCAGCGCGTCCAGTTCGTCCAGAAACACCACGCACGGCGCCTGACGGCGCGCGACCTCGAAGACCTGGTGCATGTTGCGCTCGGAGTTGCCGATCCACATGTCGAGCACATCGCTGACCGACACGGACAGGAAACTCGCACCGAGTTCCCCGGCGACGGCGCGGGCGATGAAGGTCTTGCCGCAGCCGGGCGGACCGTACAGCAGCAGCCCGCCGCGCAGGCTCTTGCCGTACAGCTTCCGCAGCTCGGGATTGCGCAGGGGCGCGAGGAACGCGGCCTCCAGACGGTCCTTGACCTCCTGCATCCCGCCGACGTCCGCGAGCCGCACGGTACCGGGCGCGTCCACGTCCCAGGCGGAGGCGTCCCCCGGGTCCCCGCTGCCGTCGACGGTGAGCGGAGCCTCGACGAACCGGGGCGGGACGACATCACCGACCTGGTCCTCTGCGGCCCGCCAGTCGAAACCCTCCCGCGCCTCAGAGCCAGCCGCGGATGCCGCGCCCTGCTCAGGCGCCGGCGCGGGTTCGGGCTCCGTGGCGGTCCCCGGCGCCGGCGCTGGAGCCGGTGCGCCCATGGCGCGGGCCATGAGCTGACGGGCCTGTGCGTCGCCCGGCGCGTGCTGCAGCGCGACCGCCACCTCGGTGACCGCCGCGTCGGACTGCCCCGCGGCCAGCAGCAGCTCCGCGAGATGCAGGCGCAGCGGGACGTCACCGGGCGCCGCCTCAACTGCCGTACGCAAACTCTGGATCAAAGAAGAATCCGCCCCCATGGCGCACAGCTTATGACGGCCGCACGACAGCGGCGGTGCCGGTACAGGGCCGCAGGCGTCATCGTGGTGATCATTTCCGTGGTCATACCGGATGCACCCGGTGTGCGTGGACGGCACGCCGCAGGAAGTGCTGGACGCGGCCTGCAACCACCGAGTCGCACTGAACGGCAGACCTCCGCCCGCATCGGGGCGCCTGGCAGGCGCAGGCGAAGACCTTGACCCCCGTTTCTTACAGTCCTTAAGGTTTGTTCATGGAGAAGACCTTGGGTATTGAGGCCGCCCGCGCACGACTTGGCGACATCGCCGATCACGCCCGCACCACTGGCCAAGTCACCCACCTCACCCGGCACGGCCGGACCGTGGCAGTCATCGGCCCCGCCCACGCCGTACAGCCCGCCGGCAACGTGAAGGTCATGTTGTTCGTCGGGGACGAGGACGGCCGGCCCTGCGCTCTCCCCGCCGTACCTCGCATCGGGGACACGTTCCGCCTCTTCAACGACGAGGACGAGGACTCCTTCTGGCTCGTTGTCGCCGTCCAATGGGACCTCGGGCCAAACGGCGAAGCCGAAGTTAACGTCCTGCTTGACCCCCACGACGTGAGGACCGCCGAACGCGACGCCACCGAAAACGCAGACCATGCCTGAGTCCCAGGCGGCCCGTATGACCGCCAGCATGCTCAACCGCGAGCACGCCGTTCTCGCCCGCGAAGCCCAGGACATCGCTGACGCCGCTGCTCGCCTCGCCAACGACATCCCGGCCGGGTTGACCGCTGGCGAGGAGAAGCAGCTCGCTCGGGCGGTGCAGCAATTCCTCGTTCGCGCTACCCGTGCGTCGGCGATGCGGGAAGTCGCCACCCTGTACGAGGCCGAGATCGCTCCCACAGAGGAGCGCTGAGAGGGCTGGCTTGAGCGCCCCCACCGGCCTGTGGGCGTAGCGACCCCGCCGGAGGCGAGAAACTGCGGATGCATGGCCGCAGCCAAAGCACCGCCCCGAGCGGGCCTCGGGTGGCACGCCGTCGAACGCGATGACACGGGACACCTGCATTGCCAGGGAACGCAGAACGTACGGAATTAGGTCGCAAAACGTACGCGATGTGTGCGCTAGGCTGTCGGTGGAGGTCCCCATGTCCGAGTTGTTCGACGCGGTCGACGCTCTTATCGCGTCCCGCGCCCCGCTGCCGCCGCCGGAGGAACGCAAGCGACTGCGCAAGGCCCACGGCCTGACGGTCGATGAAGTGGCCGCCGCTCTGAAAGTGCGCCGGGCCACGGTCAGCGGCTGGGAGTCCGGCAAGACCGAGCCGCGGCCGCCGGAACGCAATGCGTATGCACGACTGTTGGCGCAGCTCGCGGAGCTCTACCCGGCCCCCGTCGAAAGCGCCACGCCTGCGCGGGAGACCGCGGCGCCGGAAACCTTCACCGCTGCCCCCACCCCGGCACCGGAAACGCCGGTCAAGTCCCCTGGTACCGAGGCGGTGACCACGGCGGAGAACGCCCAGCCCCATACCGCCGGCGGTGCCCCTCCGCCTGCCCCGGTCGCCGGGCCGCGGCCGGCCCGGACAACCAGAACGTCGTCGCCCCCACGGCGCACGGCGGCGAGAAAGCTGACCCCGGCCGGCACCCCGGCTGGTGGCGGTGATGCGCGTTTTGAGAACGGGCCGCTCGCGGTCGTCGACGTCGAAGGCGGGCAGGTGCTGGCGTACTGCGTCGGCGGCCTGGTCCTGGACGTACCCGCGAAGTCGCTCCCGGCCCTGGTGGACTGGACCCTCAAGGAAGCAAGGCTCGGGGCGCCGAAGCTGTCCGGGCCGGGCAAGGACTCAGACCCACTGCTCGTACTCACCGAAGCCGCGTGCGAGCGCTACGGCCTGCCCGTGACCCTCACCGATGAGGAGCGGCTCGCCGGGCGGATCCCGGAAGGCCACAAGGTCATCAAGCAGCTGGCCCGCGCGGAGTGGAAGCTCACCAAGCGCGGCTTCGGGCCGTGGGCGCGGATCTACCGCCCGGCCCGCGGCTCCGAACGCGCCTGCGTCCAGCTGTGCATCCCCTCCTGGCACGCGCTCGACTCCCGTCACTGGGGCGAGGCCGCCCAGCTTCCGCCGCCGGAACTCGCCCGGGTCCTGGGCACGTACGCCTCCCGGGTGATGACGCCGCGCGGGTCGACCGCCGTCACCGGCCTGGAGCTGATGACCGCGCTGCACCCGCCGACCCGCGCCTCCGCACCGGACACGACGGGCAAGCGGCACTCCGAGCACAACCCCGGCAGCCTGGGCACGGACCCCGTGGACTGCGCGCCGTGCGAGGCCCCCGACGGGCACCCGCTGCTCGCCGACCTGCCCCGGTTCCACGTCCGCGGCCCCGCAGAGAAGTTGTTCGAGGAAGCCTATGACTGGGCGCGTCCGCTCACCGACGCCGAATGCCTGCGCCGGAACCTGGTGGGCATCGACGTGAACATGGCCTTCGCCGCCGGAGCCAACGGCCTGGTCGTGGGCCTCGGCAAGCCGACGCATCTCAAGCAGCCGGCCTTCGATGCGAAGCTGCCCGGCGCCTGGCTGGTGGACCTCTCCCACGTCGACCTGTCGAAGGTGAAGGTCGGCAAGGAATGGACGGAACTGGACGGCGCCCTGCTGCCCAGCCCGTTCACCCCGAAGGGCGAGCGCCCCCAGGGCCCAGCCTGGTACGCGACACCAACCGTCGCCTACGCCGTCGAACTCGGCTACGAGGTCCACCCCGCCGAGGCCTGGGTGCGGCACGAGAACGGCCGCTACCT from the Streptomyces xinghaiensis S187 genome contains:
- a CDS encoding tetratricopeptide repeat protein; this translates as MSLHPLTQQAGALIELGRYEDAKSLLARRLAEDPGEVRAWTRLARCHMNAGEHGEALAALDEGLRVAPEDLDAVDLRARVLRSLGRRDEARQAAREAVRIDPQWWGAYALLAELLCFPPNPDTWGEGVSMAEEAVRLAPEEVGAYETLWKLAAVAGNDEVTDALERHILSLDPTHELALSQQTAKAAKTPGVKASQAAGLYADALAAVPGSSSLSRGLDQATYRLLRGFRWLALICLLLAGAMVNLFPAEGEAPELPVSLATRVWVVVLMSAIWAFGAWRRYRRLRAGVRLNIRSLVRRGFWARIVLAQAAWAMLCALLISQVPWSDRPIPQMLFWAGIAPIAATVWFDRKKRK
- a CDS encoding ATP-binding protein, with the protein product MGADSSLIQSLRTAVEAAPGDVPLRLHLAELLLAAGQSDAAVTEVAVALQHAPGDAQARQLMARAMGAPAPAPAPGTATEPEPAPAPEQGAASAAGSEAREGFDWRAAEDQVGDVVPPRFVEAPLTVDGSGDPGDASAWDVDAPGTVRLADVGGMQEVKDRLEAAFLAPLRNPELRKLYGKSLRGGLLLYGPPGCGKTFIARAVAGELGASFLSVSVSDVLDMWIGNSERNMHQVFEVARRQAPCVVFLDELDALGAKRSRTHHSGMRNTVNQLLTELDGIDPSANEGVFVLAATNVPWDVDIALRRPGRLDRTLLVLPPDTAAREAILRYHLRDRPIESVDVGKLAKITEGLSGADLAHLCEAAAESALLDSARTGTVRMIGMKDLLNAAKAVVPSTEPWFAAARNVAMFANEGGMYDDLVAYLKRKRKL
- a CDS encoding type II toxin-antitoxin system Phd/YefM family antitoxin; its protein translation is MEKTLGIEAARARLGDIADHARTTGQVTHLTRHGRTVAVIGPAHAVQPAGNVKVMLFVGDEDGRPCALPAVPRIGDTFRLFNDEDEDSFWLVVAVQWDLGPNGEAEVNVLLDPHDVRTAERDATENADHA
- the tap gene encoding telomere-associated protein Tap encodes the protein MSELFDAVDALIASRAPLPPPEERKRLRKAHGLTVDEVAAALKVRRATVSGWESGKTEPRPPERNAYARLLAQLAELYPAPVESATPARETAAPETFTAAPTPAPETPVKSPGTEAVTTAENAQPHTAGGAPPPAPVAGPRPARTTRTSSPPRRTAARKLTPAGTPAGGGDARFENGPLAVVDVEGGQVLAYCVGGLVLDVPAKSLPALVDWTLKEARLGAPKLSGPGKDSDPLLVLTEAACERYGLPVTLTDEERLAGRIPEGHKVIKQLARAEWKLTKRGFGPWARIYRPARGSERACVQLCIPSWHALDSRHWGEAAQLPPPELARVLGTYASRVMTPRGSTAVTGLELMTALHPPTRASAPDTTGKRHSEHNPGSLGTDPVDCAPCEAPDGHPLLADLPRFHVRGPAEKLFEEAYDWARPLTDAECLRRNLVGIDVNMAFAAGANGLVVGLGKPTHLKQPAFDAKLPGAWLVDLSHVDLSKVKVGKEWTELDGALLPSPFTPKGERPQGPAWYATPTVAYAVELGYEVHPAEAWVRHENGRYLDGWYNRLRDAYIATMADLGVTADLPPEEFLAAMDGYRQRDPELAIVVSAIKATVKGGIGKLRERPRGEGWKPGQPWRALSRPTWRPDIRAAVISRTRINMHRKIVKHAAFTGQYPVAILSDCAVYAADGTSPLDFLPYRAGNPLPGGFKLGVNPGLVKWEGTQSVLWGEGLHEQYGQDLNLARYIKDGQVTGQDNGE